From the Methanomassiliicoccales archaeon genome, one window contains:
- the cfbA gene encoding sirohydrochlorin nickelochelatase, whose amino-acid sequence MKREGILVIGHGSKLEYNKNAINHFATRLAERFKDFPIAVGFMNINEPTIKDGLGKLVADGAETIYVVPCFLAHGIHTRDDITSELGIPQGGKGGTTNINGKRIEIRYCEPIGVDERIVDILEERVKERMRKD is encoded by the coding sequence ATGAAAAGAGAAGGAATACTTGTGATCGGACACGGTAGCAAGCTCGAGTACAATAAGAACGCAATCAATCACTTTGCGACGAGACTCGCTGAACGCTTCAAAGATTTCCCGATTGCGGTTGGCTTCATGAATATTAATGAGCCGACCATCAAAGATGGGTTGGGGAAACTGGTTGCCGATGGCGCTGAAACGATTTATGTAGTTCCGTGTTTTCTCGCCCACGGTATCCATACGAGGGATGATATAACCTCAGAGCTCGGGATCCCTCAAGGAGGCAAGGGCGGAACCACGAATATAAACGGAAAAAGAATTGAAATACGGTACTGTGAACCAATCGGCGTTGATGAAAGGATTGTGGACATTCTTGAAGAAAGAGTGAAGGAGAGAATGAGGAAGGATTGA
- the cfbE gene encoding coenzyme F430 synthase, with protein sequence MKVLVMDATHGGFSVAHEYEKRGAEVTLVDCYGTGTEMLEAEARKAGVHIVRKTPEGFFDLVVSPIHCPDHFLKGATWEKKITTHQAVGELCSFKSRIVEVTGTKGKTTTSHLIAHLLRSQGRRVLMLSSAGIVLYDDGQTKILKREASIAPTTILEVANMNVEFDVGVFEVSLGGTSNADTGVITTIENNYPIAAGTRKAYDGKVQMVQNSKNTLVIRKAEEGIWTSQARQGLKIVTFGAGGDVEVRIVSKLLLGSKTKVEILFGKDCRVTADLSSRFIAPAYVPSISAAAAVAFDFGLEVDDIGRSLSSFDGVQGRAEISCHKNSWIIRDRNPGVSAASIGYLLECMKSYSDLKKISLVVEPVSKRVCEKLDVSEIEKIISTQRDFIDGAYLLSDSNELNQARHTFEIIKSVDDVRKKSDAILWCTKEGFR encoded by the coding sequence TTGAAGGTTCTTGTGATGGATGCAACGCACGGGGGCTTTTCGGTAGCACATGAGTACGAGAAGAGAGGAGCCGAGGTGACTCTCGTCGATTGCTACGGTACTGGCACCGAGATGCTTGAGGCGGAAGCTAGAAAGGCTGGAGTTCATATTGTGAGGAAGACCCCTGAGGGATTTTTCGATCTTGTGGTCTCACCGATCCATTGTCCTGATCATTTTCTGAAGGGTGCTACGTGGGAAAAGAAAATTACCACACATCAGGCCGTCGGCGAATTGTGCTCTTTCAAGTCAAGAATTGTCGAGGTGACGGGTACAAAAGGAAAAACTACAACATCGCACCTCATTGCACATCTTCTACGATCTCAAGGGCGCCGCGTATTAATGCTGAGTAGCGCTGGAATTGTGCTGTACGATGATGGACAAACGAAAATTCTCAAAAGAGAGGCGAGCATCGCCCCGACCACTATACTCGAAGTCGCAAATATGAATGTCGAATTTGATGTTGGCGTTTTTGAAGTCTCACTTGGGGGAACAAGCAACGCAGACACGGGTGTCATCACAACTATCGAGAATAATTATCCTATAGCAGCGGGCACAAGAAAAGCGTATGATGGAAAAGTGCAGATGGTGCAAAACTCGAAGAACACACTAGTGATAAGAAAGGCGGAGGAAGGTATTTGGACCTCACAGGCACGACAGGGGCTTAAGATTGTGACTTTTGGCGCGGGAGGAGATGTGGAGGTAAGGATCGTTTCGAAATTACTTCTGGGATCCAAAACAAAAGTTGAAATTCTTTTTGGAAAAGATTGTCGAGTGACTGCTGACTTGTCCTCTCGCTTCATCGCTCCCGCTTATGTTCCTTCGATTTCAGCAGCCGCAGCCGTCGCGTTTGATTTTGGGTTAGAGGTGGATGATATCGGGAGGTCGCTTTCATCCTTTGATGGTGTCCAGGGGAGGGCTGAGATCTCTTGTCATAAGAACTCCTGGATTATACGTGACAGGAATCCCGGCGTGAGTGCAGCGTCCATCGGATATCTTCTTGAATGCATGAAGAGCTACTCTGATTTGAAAAAAATCAGCCTTGTTGTTGAGCCTGTTTCAAAGCGGGTATGCGAGAAACTTGATGTCAGTGAGATTGAAAAAATCATTAGTACTCAGAGGGATTTCATTGACGGTGCCTATTTGTTAAGCGATTCGAATGAATTAAATCAAGCAAGACATACATTTGAGATCATCAAGAGTGTTGATGATGTACGCAAGAAATCGGATGCGATCCTCTGGTGCACAAAGGAGGGGTTCAGGTGA